In a single window of the Leptospira harrisiae genome:
- a CDS encoding TonB-dependent receptor: MIFLFENRSQNNSSFGIPKLSIFGISPGKGSKLFSVFALITIVSTTPLLSQTQEKNPQAGNGQAEPTPNSTSKPMESGIRVTGKKDPRDREILRTPNSISRLNEQDIQDAGINRTNDIDKQVPNFSIIDSGSRNFTYFNIRGMRSIAFSEPAVGLILDGIPLNDNVALNTELYGLENIEVYRGSQATLFGKNFQGGVVEIRTKKPTNVAEGKITYDAGNYKKQETSIYYNAPIIKDKLFFGIAGKSTEREGYLSNITGFYYPNNRPYELPVEIYKTHPDGRKGRAGRFRLFFTPNEIFEADLQISAESFDDGSLNLVNYLGAKSEREKALLQGCVAQPSNCSKLYGTYINRVNGDRKVYWDYEGKSNVTGNTYSLATTTKLPHTNLKTASAIRKMDIDPITADSDFTTTDQNRSIYVEKATTFLNDIYFESKDKNDPLQFKAGIYTSNKITNIDQAREHRSQVYVINDFPGLSAPAREKNLSRLHDRNISFYTHNSYTFAEKFTITLGARLERQESQLSHTEQAVGISRANNPLGETLVLSDPYTINNRYNYNVSRMIFDYKPINNLMFFIGFSRGYKNAGYSTVVNIPNQAAFKPEINDTIEAGIKSEFFKGKFGLKYTQFYTETQDFHVVRAINLSQYVNLNAELVTIRGYELETFIKPQKDTKIGLSAGYTEGIFNKFHDSVLNRDFNGKWVHFIPKYDIVSYLQFRNEYGIFFRGEFQAVGQMYFAADNTVYSDPYYVINSRVGYETDTISAYLYMNNINDRYYFTSYIDGTFQAVPGAPKTYGFMLTYKI, from the coding sequence ATGATTTTCCTTTTTGAGAATCGATCTCAGAATAATAGTTCTTTCGGAATTCCAAAACTATCTATTTTTGGCATCTCGCCTGGTAAAGGATCCAAACTTTTTTCGGTTTTCGCCCTCATAACAATTGTATCCACCACCCCGCTACTTTCGCAAACTCAGGAAAAAAATCCTCAAGCCGGAAACGGACAGGCGGAGCCCACACCAAACTCAACTTCGAAACCAATGGAAAGTGGAATTCGAGTCACTGGAAAAAAGGATCCGAGGGATCGCGAAATTCTTAGAACACCCAATAGCATTAGTCGTTTGAACGAACAAGACATCCAAGACGCAGGAATCAATCGGACCAATGACATTGATAAACAAGTTCCCAATTTTTCCATTATCGATTCAGGATCACGAAATTTTACTTATTTTAACATCCGAGGTATGCGAAGTATCGCCTTCAGCGAACCTGCGGTCGGTTTGATTTTAGATGGGATTCCATTAAACGACAATGTTGCACTTAACACTGAGTTATATGGTCTAGAAAATATAGAAGTATATCGAGGAAGCCAGGCCACTTTATTTGGAAAAAACTTTCAAGGTGGAGTTGTAGAAATTAGAACAAAAAAACCAACCAACGTTGCCGAAGGAAAAATCACGTATGATGCTGGAAATTATAAAAAACAAGAAACATCCATTTACTATAATGCACCCATCATCAAAGATAAATTATTTTTTGGTATTGCTGGTAAAAGTACAGAACGCGAAGGATATCTATCTAATATAACTGGATTTTATTATCCGAACAATCGTCCTTACGAACTACCTGTAGAAATTTACAAAACACATCCAGATGGAAGAAAAGGAAGAGCTGGACGTTTTCGTTTATTTTTTACTCCAAACGAAATTTTTGAAGCTGATCTTCAAATTAGTGCAGAAAGTTTCGATGATGGATCTTTAAATTTAGTAAACTATTTAGGTGCCAAATCAGAAAGAGAAAAGGCTTTGTTGCAAGGTTGTGTTGCCCAACCATCCAACTGTTCTAAGTTATATGGAACCTATATCAATAGAGTCAATGGAGATAGAAAGGTATATTGGGATTACGAAGGAAAAAGTAATGTAACTGGAAACACTTATTCTCTTGCCACAACCACCAAACTCCCTCATACAAATCTAAAAACAGCTTCTGCGATTCGAAAGATGGATATAGATCCAATCACAGCAGATTCCGATTTTACTACTACAGACCAAAATAGATCTATTTATGTAGAAAAGGCCACAACCTTTCTGAATGACATCTATTTTGAATCGAAAGACAAAAATGATCCATTACAATTTAAAGCTGGAATTTATACTTCAAACAAAATTACAAATATAGACCAAGCAAGAGAACATAGATCTCAAGTTTATGTAATCAATGATTTTCCTGGACTAAGTGCACCGGCAAGGGAGAAAAATCTCTCAAGACTTCATGATAGAAATATAAGTTTTTATACTCACAATAGTTATACATTTGCAGAAAAATTTACAATCACACTCGGAGCTAGATTAGAAAGACAAGAAAGCCAACTTTCCCATACAGAACAAGCAGTTGGAATTTCCAGAGCCAACAATCCTTTAGGAGAAACTCTTGTTTTATCAGATCCATACACTATCAACAACCGCTACAATTACAATGTTTCTCGTATGATATTTGATTACAAACCGATTAACAATCTTATGTTTTTTATAGGTTTTAGTCGCGGATATAAAAACGCAGGTTATAGCACAGTTGTCAATATCCCAAACCAAGCAGCATTCAAACCAGAGATTAATGATACAATCGAAGCTGGTATTAAATCAGAATTTTTTAAAGGAAAATTTGGATTAAAATACACTCAGTTTTATACGGAAACACAAGACTTCCATGTTGTACGTGCAATTAATTTATCACAATATGTAAATCTCAATGCAGAACTTGTAACGATTCGAGGTTACGAATTAGAAACATTTATCAAACCACAAAAAGATACCAAAATTGGATTATCAGCAGGTTACACAGAAGGAATTTTTAATAAGTTTCACGATTCTGTTCTCAACCGTGACTTCAATGGTAAGTGGGTTCACTTCATACCTAAATATGATATTGTAAGTTACTTACAATTCAGAAATGAATATGGAATATTCTTTCGCGGTGAATTCCAAGCAGTTGGCCAAATGTATTTTGCCGCAGATAACACAGTTTATAGCGACCCATATTACGTAATCAACTCAAGAGTTGGATACGAAACAGA
- a CDS encoding DUF1554 domain-containing protein produces the protein MNLSYPKKQNQSNFLFIVILAVISLGSNCKIAEFNNYCDPKSVAFKNTQILKIVLKDKSPTCGKDYISTIIPYSISGSISGLYSNGLKLTLNGMVTLAVESNNTYFLFSNIVTTGTSYSINIAKQPVGQFCTILNGSGMVKDSDINSILINCSISCNPCKIFLSSSGYPPNPGSAANFDAFCSSDANYPGTGTYKAMVVDGVTRRASITGNVGDGQLDWVFAASRTYYQTAGTIGTTSSGGLFISTLTNTFSLNSKYWTGLNTNWTTNTSNTCNLWTSNSGSFTGVMGQGNSTAIADITAGWSADPCNLSNQQLICVEQ, from the coding sequence ATGAATCTGAGTTACCCTAAAAAACAGAATCAATCTAACTTTTTATTCATTGTAATATTAGCTGTGATTTCACTGGGCTCTAATTGTAAGATTGCTGAATTCAATAACTATTGTGACCCAAAATCAGTGGCTTTCAAAAATACTCAGATTTTGAAAATCGTGCTTAAAGATAAATCGCCTACCTGCGGAAAAGACTATATATCAACAATTATTCCATATTCGATTTCTGGCTCCATCTCTGGACTATATAGTAATGGATTAAAGCTCACGTTAAATGGTATGGTAACTCTTGCGGTCGAAAGCAATAATACGTATTTTTTATTTTCAAATATCGTTACAACTGGAACCAGTTATTCTATCAACATCGCGAAACAACCAGTTGGTCAATTCTGCACGATTTTAAATGGTAGTGGTATGGTGAAAGATTCTGATATTAATTCAATATTAATAAATTGTAGTATATCTTGCAATCCCTGCAAAATTTTCCTTTCTAGTTCTGGATATCCACCAAACCCAGGAAGCGCAGCAAATTTCGATGCATTCTGTTCTTCAGACGCAAATTATCCTGGAACAGGAACATACAAAGCTATGGTAGTTGATGGAGTAACAAGACGAGCATCCATCACCGGAAATGTCGGAGATGGTCAACTTGACTGGGTATTTGCAGCAAGTAGAACATACTATCAAACTGCTGGTACTATAGGAACTACTAGTTCCGGAGGATTATTTATTTCTACATTGACAAACACTTTTTCTTTAAACTCAAAGTATTGGACAGGTTTAAATACTAATTGGACAACAAATACTAGTAATACATGTAATTTATGGACTAGCAACTCTGGTTCATTTACAGGCGTTATGGGACAAGGGAATTCAACAGCAATTGCAGATATCACTGCAGGTTGGTCCGCAGACCCATGTAATCTAAGCAATCAACAATTGATCTGTGTAGAGCAGTAA
- a CDS encoding methyl-accepting chemotaxis protein, with translation MHSKLKTYFLLSFLAFGLLFLFSITLVLQIQNALPENLTSTIGFSLIILLIISLIFGLALSSWFEKIFGKLEVAFKEVGLGNLQARLIFKKNDLLAEFYSSFHRMLQAQEELIQHIKTSADTLSSDSQEMKLVTLDFASNLQSQSAATEEVSASIEEISGVAVSISNIAENNSQSMSNLTSEVDRLSDAIDKTGEYVEGTLDSIKNIIDRAEAGKNTLRTMNEAMDNLSQSSLEISKTVDVISKISEQVNMLALNASIEAARAGDAGRGFAVVAEEVSKLAERTAGAVKGIDSLMKKNQNDVSLGRDQIEKTTMEIQEIIGNIDSISEKITEVHSAVNTQKDLKNKLLQEATFVKERSEEIKEAVIEHKTATNEVMASVSSISQSSFSNSESSDLLAEKITAIANTADKLISMVDLFKTNVVSDESNISERDESTHKLQFRSDIGSIYYIKEKDLLEVVWTPDFSEEKYIEILNEALNIINKFNIRKWLADTRRMGLVTRSAQEWVNVNWFPKASNSSLRKMAVVVPNSALAAISIDDQTLKTGNVELKSVPSLESGIAWLND, from the coding sequence ATGCATTCAAAACTTAAAACCTATTTCCTTCTTTCCTTTTTGGCCTTTGGGTTACTTTTTCTTTTTAGCATAACTTTAGTTTTGCAGATCCAAAACGCCTTACCTGAAAACCTAACATCGACAATTGGGTTTTCATTGATCATTCTTTTGATTATAAGTTTAATTTTCGGATTGGCACTTAGCTCTTGGTTTGAAAAAATTTTTGGAAAACTAGAAGTTGCGTTTAAGGAAGTTGGGCTTGGAAATTTGCAAGCTCGACTCATATTTAAAAAAAATGATTTATTAGCAGAATTCTATTCTAGTTTTCATAGAATGTTACAAGCTCAAGAAGAACTAATCCAACATATCAAAACTTCTGCAGATACCTTATCTTCAGACTCACAAGAGATGAAATTAGTTACTCTCGACTTTGCATCCAACTTACAATCACAATCAGCTGCTACAGAAGAAGTTTCAGCATCCATAGAAGAAATATCGGGAGTAGCAGTATCCATCTCAAACATCGCTGAAAACAATTCACAAAGTATGAGTAACTTAACATCAGAGGTAGATCGACTTTCCGATGCCATCGATAAAACAGGTGAATATGTAGAAGGAACTCTGGATTCAATTAAAAATATCATAGATCGTGCAGAAGCTGGAAAAAACACACTTCGTACTATGAATGAAGCTATGGATAATTTATCTCAAAGTTCGCTTGAAATTTCAAAGACTGTCGATGTCATTTCAAAAATCAGCGAACAAGTGAATATGCTTGCTCTTAATGCTTCTATTGAAGCAGCACGGGCTGGTGATGCTGGAAGAGGTTTTGCTGTAGTAGCAGAAGAAGTTTCTAAACTTGCAGAAAGAACAGCTGGTGCTGTGAAAGGAATCGACTCTCTCATGAAGAAAAATCAAAATGATGTTTCTTTAGGTAGAGATCAAATTGAAAAGACTACAATGGAAATTCAAGAAATCATTGGAAATATTGATTCCATCTCAGAAAAAATTACCGAAGTTCATTCAGCCGTGAATACTCAAAAAGATCTAAAAAACAAACTATTACAAGAAGCAACTTTCGTAAAAGAACGATCTGAAGAAATCAAGGAAGCTGTCATTGAACATAAAACAGCAACCAATGAAGTGATGGCCTCTGTCTCTTCCATCAGCCAATCATCTTTTAGTAATTCTGAAAGTAGTGACTTACTCGCCGAAAAAATTACGGCAATTGCCAATACAGCGGACAAACTAATTTCGATGGTAGATCTTTTTAAAACAAATGTTGTCTCTGATGAATCAAACATTTCCGAGAGAGACGAATCTACACACAAACTTCAATTTAGATCAGATATTGGAAGTATCTACTATATAAAAGAAAAAGATTTATTAGAAGTTGTTTGGACTCCAGACTTTAGCGAAGAAAAATACATAGAAATCTTAAATGAAGCACTGAATATTATCAATAAGTTTAACATACGTAAGTGGCTAGCTGATACAAGAAGAATGGGACTCGTCACGCGGTCAGCCCAGGAATGGGTGAATGTCAATTGGTTCCCCAAAGCAAGTAATTCTAGTTTAAGAAAAATGGCAGTTGTCGTTCCAAATTCAGCATTGGCAGCAATTTCAATCGATGACCAAACTCTAAAAACAGGAAACGTTGAATTAAAATCAGTGCCTAGTTTAGAATCGGGAATCGCTTGGTTAAATGACTAA
- a CDS encoding CoA-binding protein, which yields MNVADSEIKSLLESYRDITVYGLSNDPSKPSHYVPIYIRDKGWKVIGTYPKEHSVGGFTIYKSLKDVPMQDRKFIDVFRSSDKIPEVIDEILSLGGTEVIWLQLGISHPEAEKKAEAAGIRVVSNRCLIIEHKNYF from the coding sequence ATGAATGTAGCTGATTCTGAAATCAAATCTCTCCTCGAGTCATATCGGGACATCACTGTCTATGGACTCAGTAACGACCCATCCAAACCAAGCCACTATGTTCCAATTTATATTCGAGACAAAGGTTGGAAGGTCATTGGAACTTATCCCAAAGAACATAGTGTAGGTGGATTTACTATCTACAAAAGTTTGAAAGATGTGCCCATGCAAGATCGTAAGTTTATCGACGTCTTTCGTAGTTCGGATAAAATTCCAGAAGTAATCGACGAAATTTTAAGTTTAGGAGGAACAGAAGTAATCTGGCTTCAGTTAGGGATTTCGCATCCTGAAGCTGAAAAAAAAGCAGAAGCTGCTGGCATCCGAGTTGTATCCAATCGATGCCTCATTATAGAACATAAAAATTATTTTTAA
- a CDS encoding DJ-1/PfpI family protein: protein MNRNKILFPKKTKFHSNLFLFMAFLLFMSFPFGIRSFDLLSQTQTERLNKIPIKPTHKKPVITIIGENQYTELTDFIIPYGIINRAEIAEIFAIAPNKGRMDLFPALSIEITTSIADFDTLHPEGADIVIVPAIHNADNKTLIQWIQNQNKQGATIVGICDGVWTLAHAGLLKGKHTTGHWYSMPDLSKTFQDSIWTKNKRYIQNKNIITTAGVTASIPISLAIVESIAGFQKAKTIAKDLGVTDWDPTHNSEIFHFSWEDYRTAAKNLTFIWNHETIGIPIYQGIDEISIALVADAYSRTYKSKAKIVTNPNQTVFTKSGIQFISEINNLDQSQMTLSKEISKSQKPIDQLKDALNEIEIRYGSQTLRFVTTQLEYPM, encoded by the coding sequence ATGAACCGAAACAAAATCCTTTTCCCAAAAAAAACCAAATTCCATTCTAATCTTTTCCTATTTATGGCCTTCCTCCTATTCATGAGTTTCCCATTTGGGATTCGATCCTTTGATCTATTGAGCCAAACACAAACGGAAAGGTTGAATAAAATTCCTATCAAACCAACACATAAAAAACCTGTGATAACAATTATAGGAGAAAACCAATATACGGAATTAACTGATTTTATCATTCCTTATGGGATAATCAACCGAGCAGAGATAGCAGAAATTTTTGCTATCGCACCTAACAAAGGAAGAATGGATTTATTTCCTGCCCTTTCTATCGAAATCACAACCTCAATTGCTGACTTTGATACCTTACATCCTGAAGGAGCAGACATAGTTATTGTACCAGCCATCCATAACGCAGACAATAAAACATTAATCCAATGGATCCAAAATCAAAACAAACAAGGTGCAACTATTGTTGGCATTTGTGATGGTGTTTGGACCTTAGCACATGCCGGTTTACTAAAAGGAAAACATACTACCGGACATTGGTATTCAATGCCCGATTTATCTAAAACATTCCAAGACAGTATATGGACAAAAAATAAAAGATACATTCAAAATAAAAATATCATTACGACTGCTGGAGTTACCGCATCCATTCCCATTTCGTTAGCGATTGTTGAATCAATCGCAGGATTCCAAAAAGCAAAAACCATTGCGAAAGACCTGGGAGTGACAGATTGGGACCCAACCCACAACAGTGAAATCTTTCATTTTAGCTGGGAAGATTATAGAACAGCTGCAAAGAACCTAACATTCATTTGGAACCACGAAACCATCGGTATTCCTATCTACCAAGGTATTGATGAAATTTCAATTGCTCTAGTCGCAGATGCCTACTCTCGCACCTACAAGTCAAAAGCAAAAATTGTGACAAATCCCAACCAAACTGTTTTTACGAAATCAGGAATTCAGTTCATTTCTGAAATAAATAATCTAGACCAAAGTCAAATGACACTTAGTAAAGAAATTTCGAAATCCCAAAAGCCTATAGACCAACTAAAGGATGCTTTAAATGAAATAGAAATTCGCTATGGATCACAAACATTGCGATTTGTCACAACACAATTGGAATATCCGATGTAA
- a CDS encoding flagellar filament core protein flaB2 domain protein has product MKLPKNPIQSLESQRESIIQKQILFLQKEILDWVSKDSFSTLNQKEILLRINVRPNSYHQKISNQNEVNALDSRLKFISLTSERLEKLFELHPIQTTFQKQSFLIRKAIVYLDTMLQISKKLLLISKSMTTGKPIDLQFEVNALIDEVDRLASTAEYNHMRLFEGDFAKNSRVASLWFINELNEKLFRVCIATMTSRSLGLTLNNGNPLTLSNPVLFQKKIEGAINTIIEERNRMQSVLN; this is encoded by the coding sequence ATGAAATTGCCAAAAAATCCGATTCAATCTTTAGAATCACAAAGAGAATCCATCATACAAAAACAAATCCTATTCCTTCAAAAAGAAATATTAGATTGGGTTTCTAAGGATTCATTTTCAACCTTAAACCAAAAAGAAATACTACTAAGAATCAATGTACGTCCTAATTCTTATCATCAGAAGATTTCGAATCAAAATGAAGTCAATGCCTTGGATTCAAGGTTAAAATTTATTTCTCTAACTTCGGAAAGATTGGAAAAATTATTTGAACTTCATCCGATTCAAACAACCTTCCAAAAACAATCTTTTTTGATACGAAAGGCGATCGTATATTTAGACACTATGCTTCAGATCTCAAAAAAGTTATTGTTGATCTCGAAATCAATGACAACAGGCAAACCTATTGACTTACAATTTGAAGTAAATGCGCTGATTGATGAAGTGGATCGTTTGGCTTCAACTGCTGAGTATAATCATATGCGTTTGTTTGAAGGGGATTTTGCAAAAAATTCTAGAGTTGCTTCCTTGTGGTTTATCAATGAATTAAATGAAAAATTATTTAGAGTTTGTATTGCCACAATGACATCTAGGTCTTTAGGATTAACTTTGAATAATGGAAATCCGTTGACGTTGTCGAATCCAGTTTTGTTTCAAAAAAAAATTGAAGGAGCAATAAATACAATAATCGAAGAGCGAAACCGAATGCAATCTGTTCTTAATTGA
- a CDS encoding DUF4334 domain-containing protein, whose protein sequence is MNTLEIKFNEMRSKKNNSTSDSFALYDALETVSIEDMIGRWHGSGFHTAHTMDGALETFNWYGKEFVDPDNVHPLVFRSFGKTLFKVNPSLMPVRLATLIPSTKLWPLKYLFLLVRFLFQTSKSKARVRRIEFRGQLTAAMIYDNLPIHDVFKKVNQDTMFGCMDFKGMKQPFFFVLERDK, encoded by the coding sequence ATGAATACTCTCGAAATTAAATTTAATGAAATGCGCAGTAAAAAGAACAATTCGACAAGTGATTCGTTTGCACTATACGATGCGTTGGAAACTGTCTCAATAGAAGATATGATTGGACGATGGCACGGATCTGGTTTTCATACTGCCCATACGATGGATGGCGCCTTGGAAACTTTTAATTGGTATGGAAAGGAATTTGTAGATCCCGATAACGTTCATCCGCTAGTATTTCGCTCTTTTGGAAAAACTTTATTTAAGGTCAATCCTTCGCTGATGCCAGTTCGATTGGCTACTTTAATCCCATCTACTAAATTGTGGCCATTAAAATACTTGTTTTTATTGGTTCGTTTTTTGTTTCAAACTTCAAAATCGAAAGCACGAGTTAGGAGAATTGAATTTCGTGGACAACTAACAGCCGCAATGATCTATGATAATTTGCCCATTCATGATGTGTTTAAGAAGGTAAACCAAGATACAATGTTTGGTTGTATGGATTTTAAAGGAATGAAACAGCCTTTTTTCTTTGTATTAGAAAGGGACAAATAA
- a CDS encoding DoxX family protein: MNETDPIKRNIFQTVLRILLGSFLVFAGTGHLTWHRTEFLAQVPTWLPINADIVVLLSGVVEIVLGLSLVFLRNKQVQVGWVVALFFVLIFPGNISQYVNGISAFGLDTDRARLVRLFFQPVLVLWAIWSCGSWADFQSKRKN, encoded by the coding sequence ATGAATGAAACAGACCCAATCAAAAGAAATATTTTTCAAACCGTACTGCGAATCCTTTTAGGATCATTTTTGGTTTTTGCTGGAACCGGTCACCTAACATGGCATAGAACTGAATTTTTAGCACAGGTACCAACGTGGCTACCGATCAACGCAGATATAGTCGTTTTATTGTCTGGGGTTGTGGAAATTGTTTTAGGATTGTCCTTGGTTTTCCTCCGCAACAAACAGGTACAAGTTGGTTGGGTTGTTGCTTTATTTTTTGTATTAATTTTTCCTGGTAATATTTCCCAGTATGTCAATGGAATTAGTGCTTTTGGTTTGGATACTGATCGTGCTCGTTTGGTTCGATTGTTTTTTCAACCCGTACTCGTTCTTTGGGCTATTTGGAGTTGTGGGTCTTGGGCAGACTTCCAATCAAAAAGAAAAAACTAA